The following are from one region of the Streptomyces decoyicus genome:
- a CDS encoding oxygenase MpaB family protein, with amino-acid sequence MHSDPMMWIAGVRALYLQALHPRAVRGVFQNSDFRRDAWGRLMRTAHFVGTLSYGTTDAAEQAGATVRRIHRRLSATDPATGERYGIDEPDLLLWVHCAEVDSYLHVLRRSGYPVSDAQADTYVHEQRESARLVGLDPAGVPGSRAALAAYFARVRPELALTPEARQVDDFLRRPPTPAPLVPARALLWHRVARLAYGALPAYAHELYGHPAPPSATVTRRLRATGHLLRAVPPTVRWQLPPRHILRAVARLGPGARPAPYKLRRSAAILEGQEAPQGELRG; translated from the coding sequence ATGCACAGTGATCCGATGATGTGGATCGCGGGTGTCCGCGCGCTGTACCTCCAGGCGCTGCACCCTCGTGCGGTGCGCGGAGTCTTCCAGAACTCGGACTTCAGGAGGGACGCCTGGGGCCGGCTGATGCGGACCGCCCACTTCGTGGGCACCCTCAGCTACGGCACCACCGACGCCGCCGAGCAGGCCGGTGCCACGGTCCGGCGCATCCACCGCCGCCTGTCCGCCACCGATCCGGCCACCGGCGAGCGCTACGGGATCGACGAGCCGGATCTGCTGCTGTGGGTGCACTGCGCGGAGGTGGACTCCTACCTGCACGTACTGCGCCGCTCCGGCTACCCCGTCAGCGACGCCCAGGCCGACACCTACGTCCACGAGCAGCGCGAAAGCGCCCGGCTCGTCGGCCTCGACCCGGCCGGGGTTCCCGGCAGCCGGGCCGCGCTCGCCGCCTACTTCGCCCGCGTACGGCCCGAGTTGGCGCTGACCCCGGAAGCCCGCCAGGTCGACGACTTCCTGCGCCGGCCGCCCACCCCGGCCCCGCTCGTGCCGGCCCGCGCCCTGCTCTGGCATCGGGTGGCGCGGCTCGCCTACGGCGCACTCCCGGCGTATGCCCACGAGCTCTACGGGCACCCCGCGCCTCCGTCCGCAACCGTCACCCGCCGGCTCCGCGCCACCGGCCACCTCCTTCGTGCCGTTCCCCCCACGGTGCGCTGGCAGCTCCCGCCCCGGCACATCCTGCGCGCCGTCGCACGACTCGGCCCCGGCGCCCGCCCAGCGCCCTACAAGCTCCGCCGTTCCGCCGCCATACTGGAAGGGCAGGAGGCCCCGCAGGGGGAGCTGCGCGGCTGA
- a CDS encoding acyl-CoA dehydrogenase family protein: MHLEYTPEQQQLRADLRTYFADLVPDHAAAGPRNSQGADGAPLAGPAAQKRFYRETVRRLGTDGWLGVGWPKEFGGRGMSPTEQFIFFDEAAQAGVPLPLMALNTVGPTIMQFGTDEQKAYFLPRILSGEIDFAIGYSEPDAGTDLAALKTRAVRVGDEESGHYVVNGQKIWTTNGDTADWVWLAVRTDSEAPPHKGITMLLVPTSDPGYSCTLINTLASHDTTASYYENITVPASRRVGQENKGWRIITNQLNHERVTLAAHGTMAIRALHNVQRWAADTKLADGRRVIDLGWVRGRLARTHTRLDAMKLLNWQMVDALQQGTLTPQDASAVKVYGSEARRDAYAWLMEVVGSAGPLKEGSAGAVLHGELERGYRSAVIFTFGGGNNEIQREIISWIGLGMPRVRR, from the coding sequence GTGCACCTCGAATACACCCCCGAACAGCAGCAGTTGCGCGCCGATCTGCGCACCTACTTCGCCGACCTGGTGCCGGACCACGCCGCCGCGGGGCCACGTAACTCCCAGGGCGCGGACGGTGCCCCCCTCGCGGGCCCCGCGGCGCAGAAGCGCTTCTACCGCGAGACCGTCCGCCGGCTGGGCACGGACGGCTGGCTCGGCGTCGGCTGGCCCAAGGAGTTCGGCGGGCGCGGTATGTCCCCGACGGAACAGTTCATCTTCTTCGACGAGGCGGCCCAGGCGGGGGTGCCGCTGCCGCTGATGGCGCTGAACACCGTCGGCCCGACGATCATGCAGTTCGGCACCGACGAACAGAAGGCCTACTTCCTGCCCCGGATCCTCTCCGGCGAGATCGACTTCGCCATCGGCTACAGCGAACCCGACGCCGGCACCGATCTGGCCGCCCTCAAGACCCGCGCCGTACGGGTGGGGGACGAGGAGAGCGGCCACTATGTCGTCAACGGGCAGAAGATCTGGACGACCAACGGCGACACCGCCGACTGGGTCTGGCTCGCGGTGCGCACCGACTCGGAAGCGCCGCCCCACAAGGGCATCACCATGCTCCTCGTCCCCACCAGCGACCCCGGCTACTCCTGCACCCTGATCAACACCCTCGCCTCGCACGACACCACCGCCAGCTACTACGAGAACATCACCGTCCCGGCCTCCCGCCGCGTCGGCCAGGAGAACAAGGGCTGGCGGATCATCACCAACCAGCTCAACCACGAACGGGTCACCCTCGCGGCCCACGGCACCATGGCCATCCGCGCGCTGCACAACGTCCAGCGCTGGGCCGCCGACACCAAACTCGCCGACGGCCGCCGGGTCATCGACCTGGGCTGGGTACGCGGCCGGCTGGCCCGCACCCACACCCGGCTGGACGCCATGAAACTGCTGAACTGGCAGATGGTCGACGCGCTCCAGCAGGGCACCCTCACCCCGCAGGACGCCTCCGCGGTCAAGGTCTACGGCTCCGAGGCCCGCCGGGACGCCTATGCCTGGCTGATGGAGGTCGTCGGCTCCGCCGGCCCCCTCAAGGAGGGCTCGGCCGGCGCGGTACTGCACGGCGAACTGGAACGCGGCTACCGCTCCGCCGTCATCTTCACCTTCGGCGGCGGCAACAACGAGATCCAGCGCGAAATCATCTCGTGGATCGGCCTGGGGATGCCTCGCGTGCGGCGCTGA